The Bacteroidales bacterium DNA window TTTGATGCACAAAAGATAGAGCGTTATGGATTTGGCAGATTCAAAAATGTGGTCACCTCCATGCAAATGGAACGGCAGCTGGTACCCACCAGGCCTTTTAACGCTGTTTTAAGGCCGGGAGATGGTAAAATGCCCGATAACATTGCCTATGTCCTTTGTACCGGCTCCAGGGATGTCACGGTTGGCAATCCGATATGTTCACAGGTTTGCTGCATGTACTCCATCAAACAGGCACAGCTCCTTATGGGTGCCCTTCCCATGGCAGATATCACGATTTATTATCTTCACATCAGGGCTTTCGGTAAAGGATTCGAAGAGTTCTACATGCAGGCCAAAGGAATGGGGGTGGAATTTATCAAAGGGAAAATCGGCCTGATCCGCGAGGACCCCCATGGGGATCTGATCATACGGTATGAAGATATTGAAAAGGGAAGAGTGAAAGAAGCCAGACACGACATGGTGGTGCTTTCCGTCGGAATAGTACCCAATGAGTTACCTGAAGGTCTTTTCAGGAATCAGAATCTTGAACTGGATTCGTTCCGTTTTATTAAACAGACCGATGAACTTGCCAATCCGTCACAAACATCCATTGAGGGTGTGTATGTTGCGGGTACCGCTTCCGGTCCGATGGATATTCCTGATTCAATTGTATCGGCAGGGGCTGCTTCTTCGCAAACTGCATCTTATCTTAGGAGGGTCTTTCAATGAAAAATCGGATTGGGGTTTATATTTGCCAATGCGGATCCAATATTTCTGATTATGTAGATGTGGAACAAGTCAGGAGCATCATTGAAAAGGAAGAAGGAGTGGTCAGTGCCCGAACCATGATGTTTGCCTGTGCCGACTCCTCCCAGAAGGAAATCATCGACGATATCAAAGCGAATAACCTGGATGCCATTGTCGTAGCATCCTGCTCCCCGAAGCTTCACCTTTTCACCTTCCGGAATGTGGCTGAACGTGCAGGATTGAATCCGTACAACTATGTCCAGGCCAATATCCGGGAACAGGTTTCATGGGCACATTCCAATGATCCGAAGGGTGCCACGGTGAAAGCTATCCAGGTTGTCAAATCTGCGGTGGGCAGGGTCAGGTATTCCCAGGCACTTACCAATCCCGTCATTCCTGCTGAAAACATAGTATTGGTTGTTGGAGCCGGTGTTGCCGGCTTGAGGGCAGCGATTGAACTGACGGATATGGGAACGCATGTTTACCTGATCGAACGTGAATTTTTCATTGGGGGGAGAACTTCCCAGTGGAATACACTTTTTACGACCAATGAAACAGGCCAGGAACTCGTCACCCGATTGTACAAAGAACTGAAAGACAGGAAGAACATAACCCTGTTTACAGGAGCAGATATCATCTCCAATTCAGGAAGAGTAGGCGGTTTTGAGGTAAAAATACGCATTCGCCCCCGCTTCATCAACACAGAATGCCAAAAGAAAGATGAATTGGAATTTGAACGGCAGCTTCAAAAGGCCATTGAATTATGCCCCGTGGAGGTTCCTGATGAATTTAATTTCGGGATAACCACACGAAAAGCGATTTTTAAAAATTTTAAAAGCGAATTTCCGAAATGCCCGGTCATTGATAAAGAAAACTGTACCCGGTGCGGTATCTGTGAAAAAGTCTTCGAAGGGATCGATTTTAATCAAAAAGAAGAGATTCTAACCTTAAATGTCGGGGCTATACTCCTTGCCACCGGCTTTGACCCATACGAACCTGAACCCGGTGAATTTGCCTACAAGGAAATAGAAAACGT harbors:
- a CDS encoding CoB--CoM heterodisulfide reductase iron-sulfur subunit A family protein — protein: MTTDAQTLFDALVIGGGIAGQESALDLANSGFSILLVEKDLSLGGKMIHLSKVFPTLDCSACITTPKVSETARHPNIHILTYSEVRSIEKMSEHQFNIVVEKKPRYVIESACTGCQLCEEKCPVVVQDEFQWDMVGRKAVYVPFSIANPRVAVIDIENCILCGACEKACPADAIDFTQEIEELHFTVKSVVIASGFNLFDAQKIERYGFGRFKNVVTSMQMERQLVPTRPFNAVLRPGDGKMPDNIAYVLCTGSRDVTVGNPICSQVCCMYSIKQAQLLMGALPMADITIYYLHIRAFGKGFEEFYMQAKGMGVEFIKGKIGLIREDPHGDLIIRYEDIEKGRVKEARHDMVVLSVGIVPNELPEGLFRNQNLELDSFRFIKQTDELANPSQTSIEGVYVAGTASGPMDIPDSIVSAGAASSQTASYLRRVFQ
- a CDS encoding CoB--CoM heterodisulfide reductase iron-sulfur subunit A family protein — its product is MEQVRSIIEKEEGVVSARTMMFACADSSQKEIIDDIKANNLDAIVVASCSPKLHLFTFRNVAERAGLNPYNYVQANIREQVSWAHSNDPKGATVKAIQVVKSAVGRVRYSQALTNPVIPAENIVLVVGAGVAGLRAAIELTDMGTHVYLIEREFFIGGRTSQWNTLFTTNETGQELVTRLYKELKDRKNITLFTGADIISNSGRVGGFEVKIRIRPRFINTECQKKDELEFERQLQKAIELCPVEVPDEFNFGITTRKAIFKNFKSEFPKCPVIDKENCTRCGICEKVFEGIDFNQKEEILTLNVGAILLATGFDPYEPEPGEFAYKEIENVITLQQFKRLIELSPEKLAYKKKMIRDIAYIYCVGSRQTNGTRKHCSRYCCTSAIHTASLVRSKYKGIHNFHFNKDIRTYGKQEILYNDAASHGDIFIEFPEDSPPEVKIHKNETIVTANDLLTNHMDLNVKADLVVLVTGMGPRKNNTIADVLKVPIGRDKFFNEVHPKLKPVETVIDGIYIAGACQAPFNITEAVRSSLTAAAKANALLKRGEIILEPTKAVIHKDRCSASGKCIEVCPYGALEMVMKNGKKLAVVTESKCKGCGMCLPVCPENAIELIGYSDKEIETMIEALAD